One genomic region from Vanacampus margaritifer isolate UIUO_Vmar chromosome 2, RoL_Vmar_1.0, whole genome shotgun sequence encodes:
- the tnnt1 gene encoding troponin T, slow skeletal muscle isoform X2 produces the protein MEKDMLELHTLIDVHFEQRKKDEEELIGLKERIEHRRSERAEIQRVRAEKEKDRQNRIAEERQRKEDEEAKKKADDDAKKKKVLSGIGANFGGFLAKAESRKGKRMTGKEVKKKTLTDRRQPLGIDSMREDSLRQRAQELWNWIYQLESEKFDYMEHMKHQKYEIIVLLNRIQHAQKFKKGHGKGKVGGRWK, from the exons ATGGAAAAGGACATGCTGGAGCTGCACACGCTGATCGACGTCCACTTTGAACAAAGGAAGAAGGATGAGGAGGAGCTGATTGGCCTCAAGGAACGCATT GAACATCGTCGGTCAGAGCGTGCAGAAATCCAAAGAGTCCGAGCAGAGAAGGAGAAGGACAGACAGAACAGGattgcg GAGGAGCGTCAGAGGAAAGAGGACGAGGAAGCCAAGAAAAAGGCTGATGATGacgccaagaagaagaaagtgcTCTCTGGCATTGGGGCCAACTTTGGAGGCTTCCTGGCCAAG GCTGAGTCGAGGAAGGGCAAGCGTATGACCGGCAAAGAGGTCAAGAAGAAGACCCTGACCGACAGGCGTCAACCGCTTGGCATCGACAGTATGAGAGAGGACTCCCTCAG GCAAAGAGCCCAGGAGTTGTGGAACTGGATCTACCAGCTGGAGTCTGAAAAATTTGACTATATGGAGCATATGAAGCACCAGAAATACGAG ATTATTGTGCTGCTCAACAGAATCCAACACGCACAGAAATT TAAAAAGGGGCATGGCAAAGGGAAGGTGGGTGGCCGCTGGAAGTAA